A region from the Hydra vulgaris chromosome 08, alternate assembly HydraT2T_AEP genome encodes:
- the LOC105850155 gene encoding uncharacterized protein LOC105850155 isoform X3, giving the protein MITKNHNVLWEDYAIQYSGIPHMVVAHKILDCHHGFDRNISAKNSYRKNKKNAKIDDHSFQKSYVILQDTKKFMCPAKIVMRKILQFPDFKIPKHSAWHKNKASKLLKEKLKVSCLNEVPYIRTIVVAIDDLSCHDKHPIGKVELISQIIDPHISKKIEEYVIEGIYNIREIKHLLRLTIKDTFGNENLPPSNSRRFYPNTATIRSHIVKIKNKLRYSMIDQECLLIKCEEWKKCDPSVKVFLRPNCSGEDGGDKCSFLFVYQSQWQQHLLMRYGTEILLLDATYRTTRYSLPLFFLTVKTNFDYQIVASFVIESETKQAITEALNTIKDWNPSFQPSFCMTDYCTEEMDSLEAVFPGCRVLICDFHREQA; this is encoded by the exons atgaTCACAAAAAATCACAATGTTCTATGGGAAGATTATGCCATTCAGTATTCAGGCATACCCCATATGGTTGTTGCTCACAAAATTTTAGATTGTCACCATGGTTTTGatagaaatatttcagcgaaaaacagttatagaaaaaataaaaaaaatgccaag aTAGATGATCAcagctttcaaaaaagttatgtgATTCTGCAAGATACAAAGAAGTTTATGTGTCCTGCAAAGATAGTTATGagaaaaatattacaatttccTGATTTCAAG ataccTAAGCATTCAGCTTGGCACAAAAATAAAGCTTCAAAActattgaaagaaaaattaaaagtctCATGTTTAAATGAAGTACCTTATATTCGGACAATTGTTGTAGCTATTGATGATTTATCGTGTCATGATAAACACCCTATTGGAAAA gTAGAACTAATTTCTCAAATAATCGATCCtcatatttcaaaaaagattgAAGAATATGTTATAGAAGGAATATACAACATAAGGGAAATAAAGCACCTCCTTCGTTTGACAATAAAAGATACTTTTGGAAATGAAAATCTTCCTCCTTCAAATAGCAGAAGATTCTATCCCAACACTGCAACCATAAGATCacatatagtaaaaattaaaaataagttacg GTATTCCATGATTGACCAAGAATGCCTTTTGATAAAATGTGAAGAATGGAAAAAATGTGATCCATCTGTCAAAGTGTTTCTTAGACCAAACTGTAGTGGCGAAGATGGTGGTGATAAATGttcgtttttatttgtttatcagTCACAGTGGCAACAACACCTTCTCATGCGCTATGGAACTGAGATACTGCTACTTGATGCCACATACAGGACTACCAGATATTCTCTTCCTCTGTtctttttaactgtaaaaactaattttgactACCAAATAGTAGCCAGTTTTGTCATTGAAAGTGAAACAAAACAAGCCATCACAGAAGCGCTTAACACAATAAAAGATTGGAACCCATCTTTTCAACCTTCCTTTTGCATGACTGACTATTGTACTGAAGAAATGGATTCATTAGAAGCTGTTTTTCCAg GTTGCCGTGTTCTTATATGTGATTTCCATAGAGAGCAAGCATAG
- the LOC136082886 gene encoding uncharacterized protein LOC136082886, translated as MLTLLIEEFFADKFEKYSESNYKMDCRFKQYSSNVPEYLINRPHHFIKHCLEKQNLANNTDLTKVQMKDPGVFVVNSFSVANKNYLVHFGDEKNMPKCSCNDWFRSSYLCKHFFVIFRKYPLTWGWESISSLYRSSPFLNIDTFTNDFVLSKSNIFKCNHVNHISFNLINNTVCSTTTINPYQDSTRKRNSTASEVREMLTTIKNLTFDFDESSEELSDLHETLSNVLKKLYQARKKEKGLPLSSGYGMHDYVHKKQKNIVDLPVVKKKLYSNRVGEKKDKLMVASVIKIESNSHEAPVQESIITEDQITGEETFQTNSLTNDYLGKSLLFERNYSLLSQEDFEDISKNRMLSDTVIKCFQDMLKKANPYANGLQDPILGQLLKFDVLGSLPFVQIIYNGDYHWLAISTYG; from the exons ATGCTTACTCTTTTAATAGAAGAGTTTTTTGCAGATAAATTTGAGAA atattcaGAATCTAATTACAAAATGGATTGTCGATTTAAACAATACAGTTCTAATGTACCTGAATACTTGATAAATAGACCACaccattttattaaacattgttTAGAGAAGCAAAATTTGGCTAACAACACTGATCTAACTAAAGTGCAAATGAAAGATCCTGGAGTATTTGTAGTCAATAGCTTTTCTGTTGCAAACAAAAATTACCTTGTTCACTTTGGTGATGAGAAGAACATGCCAAAATGTTCATGTAATGATTGGTTTAGATCTTCTTATCTATGCAAacacttttttgtaatttttagaaaGTATCCACTAACATGGGGATGGGAGTCTATATCGTCTTTATATAGAAGTtctccatttttaaatattgacacATTCACCAATGATTTTGTGTTaagtaaatcaaatatattcaagTGTAATCATGTGAATCATATTAGTTTCAACTTAATTAATAACACTGTTTGCAGTACAACTACAATAAATCCATACCAAGATAGTACAAGAAAAAGAAACTCTACTGCCTCTGAAGTCCGCGAAATGTTaacaaccataaaaaatttaacatttgatTTTGATGAATCATCAGAAGAACTATCTGATCTACATGAAACACTTTCAAATGTACTTAAAAAGCTTTAtcaagcaagaaaaaaagagaaaggtCTACCATTAAGTTCAGGTTATGGTATGCATGATTATgtacacaaaaaacaaaaaaatatagttgatttacctgttgttaaaaaaaaattgtattcaaaTCGTGTGggtgaaaaaaaagataagttaaTGGTAGCCTctgtaataaaaattgaaagtaaCTCTCATGAAGCACCAGTACAGGAATCAATTATCACTGAAGATCAAATAACTGGTGAAGAAACATTTCAAACAAATTCTCTAACAAATGATTATTTAGGAAAATcacttttatttgaaagaaattatTCTTTGCTTTCACAAGAAGATTTTGAAGACATTTCAAAAAATCGAATGTTATCTGATACAGTTATCAAATGTTTCCAAGATATGTTAAAGAAAGCTAACCCATATGCAAATGGACTTCAAGATCCCATATTGGGACAATTATTAAAGTTTGATGTTCTTGGTTCTTTACCATTtgtacaaattatatataatggGGATTACCATTGGCTTGCCATCAGTACATATGGTTGA